GAGTAGGAGATGAATTTGTGACTTGCAGATTAGCTACCCAGGCCAAGGTATGTATATGAATTTCTTGCAACATGTTATTCTGGTTTATATGGCTTTATTCTCAAAGTGCTTCAGTTATGGCATTTATGCAGTGATGGAGACCTTAGGTAGGAGAAGTTGTTCCTAGAGTTTGAAGGACTTGtaattttattgaaaagctCAAATAAACTTTTGACTCTTAAGGGCCTGATATTTCTAGCTAAATTCTGTCTCATGAATATGATATAGATTAAACCATGAATCCTGCTCAGAACATGTTTCTCTGTAATTACTTGTACTTGCATAACAAGCAAATGCACAAATTGCACAATTTAAAAGTTAATGTCTAAATTGATGTCTTTCCCTTGTGCTCATGCCCTCATTCTGTCTGTTGTGCTCTGTGGGAGAGCAATTTGTACTGTTATGGAAAAGTTAGTTACAAGTTCTCCATATATCTGTTTATCCTGGTGATTAAGTGCACATCCACTGTGTTCATTGAGCAATTTCAAAGCTAGTTGTTGTTCAGGTTCCTGCAATTCTTGCAGGAGGTTTTGCAACTAGAGCTTAATTCAGGTTTTTACCAGTGATAAACTGGTCaaaaaaaagctgaactttCAGTTCATGCTTGACTTTACTGGGCTGGGAGTTACCAGTATGATCAGATCAGAGCTTGTGAGCTTGAAATCTCACAAACCCTCTTTTAACTACTAGTAGAACGGCAGATTTTGCCAGCTCTGCCTACACTGGGTATTTGAACctctttctgcctctgaaaatTGGGGCTATTTGTGTGACACGTGACTTGGACACCTAAATGGGAAACTGGTCCTGCTGTTAGAGCACAGTGGGAGACAGTGAGCACAGGAGGGAagcctgtccctccctgcagactGTGGTGTGCCTCTGATTTATCCAGCAGTCATCCCTCTGTACTCCTTCAGGACTTCCTCCCAGCTGACATTCAGGCCCAgtttgctgccagcagggagctgatCAGGAATATTTATAACAGCTTTTACAAGCTGCGGGACCGTGCGGAGAGGATCGCTGCCCGGGCCATCGATAACGCCTCCGACCTCCTCATatttgggaaggagctgaggtaGGTGTGGAGGAACAGGGTTTGCTGATTTGAACATTTCCTCGGCTTAGAACTCAAAACTGTTGTAAAGTTTACCTGCAAATGGTCTGGTAAAAATGGGTGTTTCAGTGCATGCTGTAGGACATAatcaattttccttctttctacTTTCCACACTTTCCACTAAAGCTGCATGCCCTAGAgtgtgaggaaagaaaacaaatacctTCACATTCAGGTACTTGTGTTATTGTCTCTCTCCCCAGTATGTACACAGTTAACTCTGCATTTGTGATGGGACAGTAGTAGCTCAGCACTGTGAGCTATTTAGACAGATTTGAAACTGCTCTCTGCAAATAACTTGATCTCCTCAGTGGAATTTGTCTCCTAGTTGTGACCATTGCTTATCTCCTTCCAGTGCTTTGGGCTCAGACACTACCCCACTTCCTTCCTGGGCTGCTTTGAATAACAACACATGGGGGACTCTGAAACAAGCCTTGAAGGGTCTGTCTGTTGAATTTGCACTTCTGGCAGATAAGGCTGTGCAGCAGGTGAGTCCtttacttttgtcttttttattttatttaatttttttttttgtaatgtgaaTGAGGTACACTGCTGCCCTAAATTTCATCTTGAATCATGATCTCTGTGGACATAAGCCCTTCAAGAGTTAAGAGGGAGATTGCAGTTCAAACTCACATCCTCAACTAACAGCCTGCTTGTTCAAGCTTGTGTGAAATACCTGGACTGTGTTTAAATGGGGAAAACATGTAACAGacaagggaaagggaggaaaaccTGCTTTCTGTCTAAATTTTAAATGGTTACTGCACACATTAAGTACTAGGGTGAGCTGCCCAAAAGTGCTGTGATCCATTTTATTAATCTGCCACAGAGAACCCAGAATAGCTTATTTCTGAATCAAATTTTCACATTTGTGTGCTTGAACATTACATGAGAATCATTCAGACAGAAGCACCACATTCTGGTCTAAGTGTACAAGGTGGTAATGACTGTCAGAATGATGTGAGAACACGACAGTCTGGGAAGGAAAAGTAATAGTTTTGTCTTCAGTGCTCTTCATCTCATTGTGTTAAAAAACTCGGTGTGCTTTTGTAGATCAGTCAGGCCAGGTCTCTTTCTCTGGAGTTTGCACTCCAGGGAGCTCTACTGatacaggaagaaaagagtattttgtaaaataaaaacacaggtAGTGAAATTTGTCTTGGTGTCTCATCTCTGCCTTCTGATGCATGAATTATTACAGGGAACATGCAGGTGTTCAGAGTTTTAATGGATTAGTTATCTTGTAGGAAGGGAAGATGAAAGATAGGAGGAATCTGCAAGAGCAAGGAATTCCAGGCAGAGTGTGCTGAAAGGACTGACACACAGGCCTGTGAAACCAACTCCTCTTGTTCTAATGATCAGTCAGTTGGAACAGCTGTTCCTGCCTCAGTCAGGTCTTTATTCTGCACACTGAAGACTAAACACTCCAGTGCCATGGGAGAGATTTTTGATGCAGTTGTGCTTACACTGATGTGCCTTGGAGAGAGCAGTGAGAGCCTGCATGGTGTGGGGGTGAAGGGCTGGGATGCCAGGCTTACGTAAAATGtactttttccttgttttctagGGTAAACAGGAAGAGAATGATGTGGTGGAGAAGTTGAACCTTTTCCTGGATTTACTCCAGTCCTATAAAGTGAGCTCTGCTGTTCTGCCAACAAGAAAGTTGTTTAGAGCAAGCTTGTGCTCTTAGAGGGTGTAACGCCAACTGGATGGAAAAGTGTCTGTGAGGCCAGTTCAGAGGCAAACTGGGCATCTAGCAGGGGGAGGGGAGTGGCTGTTGGCCATAAGCAGCTCTGTAGCCTTCCTGATCAGCTCATCTGATGATGAGTTCTTGCCAAAGAGCAAACtgcaagaaatttaaaaatatgactgGTTAAACTGTATGGATATGGATCAGCTAACTTCTTGTTTTTAGATTTGGCTGCTTCTGAATCGAAGCAGTGAACTAGATTGCTGCTGATTTGCTCATGGAGACATGAGTTCAGTTGTGAATGAAAGGATTTTGCTAATACTAATCTTCTGTTCAGCTGTATGTGTCAAGTCTCTCTTGTCATTCCCAGGCCAGGACTGAATTTGAAGGATTTGAGCCAGCACTTTAATTAATTGCCAGCACTTAATACTGAGAAGGTCAGAAAAGATAAGAGGCCTGATAAGATCCAAAATGTTGGCAGTAGTGATGCTCCAGGTTGCCTCTTAAACTCACTGGTCTGGGTTcaagcagttttgtttcttaaattcTTAGCTACTGGCATCTTTTGACCCTCTTGAAAACAAAGGAGCAAAAATCTGCAGCGTAGAAATGACACAAAGTGTGACCACATGTGTGTGTTCCTGATGTACTTGGCTGTGTTTGCTGACTCTTGGCTCCCATTGTGGACCTGCTGTTTTCCCATGAAGGACCTGTGTGAAAGGCACGAGAAGGGGGTGTTGCACAAGCACCAGCGAGCATTGCACAAGTACAGCATGATGAAGAGGCAGATGATGAGTGCCACTGTGCAGAACAAAGAGCCAGAAtctgtggagcagctggagtCCCGGATTGTGGAGGTAGGGCAGGCACCTGGGACAGCAAAGGGTGGGACTGGGCTCTGTAATGGTGCTGCTCTGTAGCTCAGACACATTTGCAGAGAGGTTTTGGGCTGAAAGGGGTAGCCTGTACTTTGGGAAGTCTAGTTTTCCTCAGCACTTGTTGCTGGCTCCCTGGCAATTTGTCatttgcaggagctgtgggaagcagcagtcTGCATGATGGAAAGGGCAATTCCTGTTGTATCAAATGGGTCCAGGAACTGCCTTTTTTAGGTTTTTGGTATGTGTTTGAATTGCTGGTGTGGGGAGGAatgctgttttctcctgtttctcctttctcccaCCCTCTTCCTGGTCACTGAGTCCCTCTTCTTTCAGCAAGAAAACGCCATCATAACCATGGAGCTGCGGAATTACTTCTCCCTGTATTGCCTGCATCAGGAGACACAGCTCATCCACATCTACCTGCCTCTCACATCTCACATTCTGGGGGCCTTTGTCAACTCCCAGATTCAGGGTCACAAAGAGGTGAGTTCTAGACTGtgttctttttctcaaaatatgAATGAGAATTTGAATGGATTTGTTTTCACCCACTGGCTTTCATCCTCTAATCAGCTGTGCAGTTGGGCCCTGTCCTAACTTAGGACGTTATCTGAGGTTTTTTCAGTTTGGGGTGAGGATCAAGGTTGACTCCTAACCCCTCTAAAAGATGATATCTTCTTGCAggaagattttttctttttttttcttctctcatgtGTAGCTGGCCCTACCCTGTGAGTAGTTGAAAAAGACCCAACCATTAAATCTCCACTCTGTAATGAATGATGTGTGTTTGCTAGAttaatctggttttttttgttgagCTACACAGAAATTGTATGACAAGAAAGCTTTCCAGGTTTTGCTCTAAAACTTAGAAGCTCTCTTTTGTTGAACCTGAAGTATGGCTTTTAATATTCCCCATATACAGACTTTCTTGGTTATATTAGAAAAgtcttttctccttcagctccCTTCCATCCCTTCAGTGAAGGAATTTGAAGAAGGGATATCTCCCTTCCGTACAGGCTCAGGAAAATGTTCATGGAGCTACACATAGCACTGGTCTAACACGAACAGTCTGGGTCCACTGAACTTCCTGAAAATACTTCAGCAATTTTGTGTTGTGCTTCTGAGTGCCCAAGTCTGCTGCTAAAATTCCATGTGGTGAGATTGTTACCTGCTGTGTGGTCATGtctgctttctctccttctccactCACAGATGAGTAAAGTTTGGAATGAATTGAAGCCGAAGTTGAGCTGCCTTTTCGTGGGATCCAGCAGTATGCCAACTCCACCACTGTCACCTCCAGAGGGAAACTTCTTTTCCAGTTAATGTTCTCAGCATCCCACATGGAGCAAGAAGGGCAATCAACGAAGGGGTGGGACCTCTACCTCCAATGAATCCtccaaacagctttttttttttttttaatattgctgctTTGAGCTGCTCTCTGATTTAGACTGGATGTGGGGCAGAACATACGGATATAGAGacaattttgtaattttgcaatgccctggggcagagctgatgTTCATTTTCCTGCAGACACCCCTCATGGGGCTGGGACATGGCCTGGCACAGCGAGTGCTGCAGCGTTGTTGCTGAGGCCTCTGCATCTTGTACTAACAGTCCTCCAATCATGTTTAtctgcagctgtgctgacaCATCTCTGCACGTCTCTGAAGTGCTGAGATGAACAGGATAGCTGAAGCACTTGCTTGTAGTGGagataaattgctttttatgCCTTGGAGGGCCTGCGTCAGGGATGTGTGTGCATAGGGAAAGCTGAAAGCCATCCCCCATCCCATTGTAGGTGTCTGGATTTGATTTCTTACTGCTAGACCTTAGCACAAAATGAATGAAGTGGTTGGATTTTGTaacccagctgggcaggggtcagtgctgctgtgtgacagggaTGTGTGCTGGATGGACTGGATTGTCAGTGCGTTTCCCTTCACGGttgcagggcagcctggggacTTGCTCGTGTTTTTCAGTTTGGGGCCAAAGACAGCTGGGTTCAGGAACTCAGAGGAGTTTGCCTGGcataaatgggaaaataattgATGAAAACACTCCTTAATTGTGAATCACTTGTACTACAGGAGCAGAACAGCTACAAGGTAGCTCGTTTATGTCCTCGGGAGGTTCTGCCCTCCATCTGGTGAGTAGCTGTTCAGATCTGTTGGAGAGCTGCTGACCTGAGGGCTAGGCTGGTGTTTTCTTTGGTGTAATATCAGAAGTATCCTGTTGCACCAGCAGTGCTGATAAAGTTCATTAGCCAAAATTCAGTATTATCAGGATGTTACTGCCATTCTTCCTGGCTGTGGGTAGCACTGCAGTGTTTGTTTGTGAAGGAGAGTAGACAATTAAGTGAAAGTTCTCATCTCTGAAAACACCACAGCCCTTGGTAATGGGGTTTTCAAAACGGTTTGTGGTTGTGATGAAGGGACTGAACACTCTCCACTTTGCATCTCCAGTGGCTTTCCCTCGGAGGCAAAGGGGGAGAATGTGCATGTTGAGCTCCCTCTGGGGAAATGGTGCACATCCTCCAGAGCAACTGATAATCAAACTGCAAACGTCTGCAGCAAAACTCTGTGAGCAGGGCTCCCTGAACTGACTTCTCTGGGGCCAAAATAGTTTCCAAAGGGGAATTTGTGACTTGGCTTCTTAGCATTTTCCTTGAATGGGTAAAAATGGAAGCACATTAACAAGGATGAGTGCTTGCTGTTAAATTGGGGCCATTACAGTATTTTCCCACTGGGGAACTCCCCCATTGTCAGGAAGTGTATTTAAATCCTCCAATCACAAAAgcttttttggtggttttttttttttttttatttcaaaatttcagtgCAACATGAAACTCTTCCTAGCCCAGGTGGAAATACTGTATTAGTTTCCTCAGCTAGGAGCAAGATAAGTTGTTTTCCCAGATTCAGGAGACTGAATAACCATTACTCACATTCCTCAGAATGGAGTAAATACACTGCTGTCAGTGAATTCCTTGAGTGCTGGGCCTTAAACAGTGTGTAGCCAACCTTGCACAGAATGCACTAAGAGCTTTTTCCAACAATTCAATGTTAACTCACTTTCCTCCTGCTCATGGGCCTTGTCCAGTGAGACAGATGAGCTGCAAATGGCTGTGACAGATTTGATTCTCTCTCGGAGATTTCCTAAGTGATGCAGAAGAAATTCTGCTTACAAGCTGGAGCAAACTGTCAGGGGAAGGAAATGTTTCTACAGTCCAGTTACAGAGAAGATATAATCTCAGACATGGCACAACAGGTTTTTCTGCTTGACCTTGTCTTGATTAGGAAGATGGTTTGTGGTTCAAGTGTGGAAAGTGTGTTACCAGACT
This genomic stretch from Ficedula albicollis isolate OC2 chromosome 14, FicAlb1.5, whole genome shotgun sequence harbors:
- the SNX8 gene encoding sorting nexin-8 isoform X1, giving the protein MSYCTKERACSDLAKPPVNEPREPEQFLMQTPQGNPLLLSHTLQELLSKDSVQVELIPEKKGLFLKHVEYEVSSKRFKCSVYRRYNDFVVFHEMLLQKFPYRMVPALPPKRMLGADREFIESRRRALKRFINLVARHPPFSEDVLLKLFLSFSGSDVQNKLRELVQGVGDEFVTCRLATQAKDFLPADIQAQFAASRELIRNIYNSFYKLRDRAERIAARAIDNASDLLIFGKELSALGSDTTPLPSWAALNNNTWGTLKQALKGLSVEFALLADKAVQQGKQEENDVVEKLNLFLDLLQSYKDLCERHEKGVLHKHQRALHKYSMMKRQMMSATVQNKEPESVEQLESRIVEQENAIITMELRNYFSLYCLHQETQLIHIYLPLTSHILGAFVNSQIQGHKEMSKVWNELKPKLSCLFVGSSSMPTPPLSPPEGNFFSS
- the SNX8 gene encoding sorting nexin-8 isoform X2; translation: MQTPQGNPLLLSHTLQELLSKDSVQVELIPEKKGLFLKHVEYEVSSKRFKCSVYRRYNDFVVFHEMLLQKFPYRMVPALPPKRMLGADREFIESRRRALKRFINLVARHPPFSEDVLLKLFLSFSGSDVQNKLRELVQGVGDEFVTCRLATQAKDFLPADIQAQFAASRELIRNIYNSFYKLRDRAERIAARAIDNASDLLIFGKELSALGSDTTPLPSWAALNNNTWGTLKQALKGLSVEFALLADKAVQQGKQEENDVVEKLNLFLDLLQSYKDLCERHEKGVLHKHQRALHKYSMMKRQMMSATVQNKEPESVEQLESRIVEQENAIITMELRNYFSLYCLHQETQLIHIYLPLTSHILGAFVNSQIQGHKEMSKVWNELKPKLSCLFVGSSSMPTPPLSPPEGNFFSS